One stretch of Triticum urartu cultivar G1812 unplaced genomic scaffold, Tu2.1 TuUngrouped_contig_2789, whole genome shotgun sequence DNA includes these proteins:
- the LOC125527055 gene encoding uncharacterized protein LOC125527055: protein MFVSKYQSEFNLVVKDFDDGVKQLADFLRKSDGIEGKTKAFFFRGWSRVALGASAVLRDVAKLLKYTICDDSDMTKHFNRIVHVDCSLWKNRRTMQRAIAKELNLRHVMPIFDRQDEEDDFVGVDVSSRKEIASIGSLINRSLANERFLIIFHYGGDEDIDLIECGIPAFGKGKLVWTSGGRFFQVKVKPGEVKLSAFANFVVTLESLWYGDPDYSTKIHHILHEVAIRVIGDTGMDGINPETVLDCFLYSLFLTAQLPQNSTGVGYGWATHACNYWICDGMRGEDKAWEIGYMLYGVIPLDECSSSETAQRRYLAHFLPRLGKGWYSVTSNNGGTNHISNVPADASSYFLTFHGNDPVYVCNDLFQLASNNLRVLKLCNCSFDFASPPFQCCSNLRFLWLEHCANTWKEQSGAPIFPNLLVFDLRFTDYVLLPQMIELMTNLRELNTKGIPWKTISAIWKKLKKLQKLRLTESSDVVAVDRCSSVDMMNLELLDLSGNTHLESLPTLSSARSLKILVLDGCSSLDQVALAVERAPPLLESFCFDGYGPAKDWTHSIHLPQKELRLKSPLAPVEIVKVTKISLHGCGRLQNIFLRALPNLEELDLSGTAIKIIDLDAMDVPKLKKLFLLGCERLCSLIWQGSPRLEVLHVDTQGTKRSVVYCGEQGSFGFQAHVVFTDGRFIWSFSDGLHSRSEKSVSKMYLLISCTSRSQANITKSIKEMWI, encoded by the exons ATGTTCGTGTCCAAATACCAAAGCGAATTCAACCTG GTAGTAAAGGATTTTGATGACGGCGTCAAACAATTGGCTGATTTTTTGCGCAAAAGCGATGGTATAGAAGGCAAAACCAAAGCATTCTTCTTTCGTGGCTGGAGCCGCGTGGCTCTGGGAGCATCTGCTGTTCTTAGAGATGTAGCAAAACTACTAAAATACACAATATGTGATGATTCTGACATGACAAAGCATTTTAACAGAATTGTCCATGTGGACTGTTCCCTATGGAAAAATAGAAGGACCATGCAGAGGGCAATCGCAAAGGAGTTGAACCTTCGCCACGTAATGCCCATATTTGATAGGCAGGATGAAGAAGATGATTTCGTAGGGGTAGATGTCAGCTCTAGAAAAGAGATTGCAAGTATTGGAAGTTTGATTAATCGGTCTCTAGCAAATGAAAgatttctgatcatttttcattaTGGAGGAGATGAAGACATTGATCTGATAGAGTGTGGCATTCCTGCTTTTGGTAAAGGTAAATTGGTATGGACCAGTGGTGGAAGATTTTTTCAGGTCAAAGTCAAACCGGGAGAAGTCAAGTTGTCTGCTTTTGCTAATTTTGTAGTTACCTTGGAGTCCCTTTGGTATGGAGATCCAGATTACAGCACAAAAATCCATCATATATTGCACGAAGTTGCTATTAGAGTGATTGGTGACACCGGTATGGATGGCATCAACCCAGAAACAGTTTTGGATTGCTTCTTGTACTCATTGTTCCTGACAGCACAGTTACCTCAAAACTCTACTGGTGTTGGCTATGGTTGGGCTACTCATGCTTGCAATTATTGGATTTGTGATGGAATGCGTGGAGAGGACAAGGCTTGGGAGATTGGCTATATGTTGTATGGAGTGATACCATTGGACGAATGTTCTTCATCTGAAACGGCACAAAGAAGATATTTGGCACACTTTCTGCCTAGGCTGGGTAAAGGCTGGTATTCAGTCACCTCCAATAATGGAGGAACAAATCATATATCTAATGTTCCTGCTGATGCATCATCATATTTCCTAACATTCCACGGTAATGATCCAGTATATGTATGTAATGATCTGTTTCAGCTAGCCAGCAACAACCTTCGTGTGCTAAAACTCTGCAACTGCAGCTTCGATTTTGCATCCCCTCCTTTCCAGTGCTGCAGCAACCTAAGATTCCTTTGGCTTGAACATTGTGCAAACACATGGAAGGAGCAAAGTGGGGCGCCAATTTTTCCGAACCTGCTGGTGTTTGACCTACGTTTCACAGATTATGTTTTGCTGCCTCAGATGATTGAACTGATGACCAATCTCAGGGAGCTAAATACAAAGGGAATACCATGGAAGACTATCAGTGCTATTTGGAAAAAGTTGAAGAAGCTTCAGAAGCTCCGATTAACAGAATCTTCAGATGTGGTCGCGGTGGACAGATGCTCTTCTGTAGATATGATGAACCTGGAGCTCCTTGACTTGTCCGGAAACACTCACCTGGAATCATTGCCAACATTGTCATCCGCAAGAAGCCTGAAGATTCTTGTTCTTGACGGATGTTCCAGCTTGGACCAGGTTGCACTTGCCGTGGAAAGAGCTCCTCCACTGCTTGAAAGTTTTTGCTTCGATGGTTATGGCCCAGCAAAGGATTGGACACATTCCATACACCTGCCACAAAAGGAATTGCGCCTCAAGTCTCCTTTAGCTCCAGTTGAAATAGTCAAGGTGACAAAGATCTCCCTACATGGTTGTGGTCGATTGCAAAACATATTCCTGCGTGCACTGCCCAATCTGGAGGAACTAGACCTCTCTGGTACAGCCATTAAAATAATTGACCTCGATGCAATGGATGTCCCGAAACTCAAGAAGTTGTTCCTATTGGGTTGTGAGCGGCTCTGTAGCCTAATCTGGCAAGGATCACCTAGACTGGAAGTTCTACATGTGGACACTCAAGGGACGAAAAGATCAGTGGTCTACTGTGGAGAACAGGGATCCTTTGGCTTTCAGGCACATGTTGTTTTTACGGATGGAAGGTTCATTTGGTCATTCTCAGATGGGCTCCATAGCCGATCAGAAAAATCTGTCTCCAAGATGTACCTCCTTATCTCTTGTACAAGCCGTAGCCAAGCCAACATCACCAAAAGTATCAAGGAGATGTGGATCTAA